The Agromyces atrinae genome window below encodes:
- a CDS encoding mannitol-1-phosphate 5-dehydrogenase yields the protein MKAVHFGAGNIGRGFIGLLLHEAGYELVFADVAAPLIDALAASESYTVHEVGAGARDHVVTGYSALNSATDEGAVRAAIADADVVTTAVGPTILRFIAPHIVAALEARDAARGPLVVMACENAINATDLLRDEMSNLVPTGEWEALASRAVFANTAVDRIVPGQSADAGLDVTVETFSEWAIESGSFGSDVPEIPGAHFVDDLAPYIERKLFTVNTGHATVAYAGFLAGHERISDALADPAVAEIVETALRETSALLVAKHEFDPAVQDAYRETILERFANTALPDTVDRVGRQPLRKLSRHERFIGPAAELAERGLPTAGLLAAIAAAVRFDVPADEQSVELKRLRTELSPERFAAEVCGIDASHPLFDPLVAALA from the coding sequence GTGAAGGCCGTCCACTTCGGCGCCGGCAACATCGGTCGCGGATTCATCGGCCTGCTGCTCCACGAGGCGGGATACGAGCTCGTCTTCGCCGACGTCGCCGCTCCGCTCATCGACGCGCTCGCGGCCTCGGAGTCGTACACCGTCCACGAGGTCGGAGCCGGTGCGCGCGACCACGTCGTGACGGGGTACAGCGCCCTCAACAGCGCGACCGACGAGGGCGCCGTGCGCGCTGCGATCGCGGACGCCGACGTCGTCACGACGGCCGTCGGCCCGACGATCCTGCGCTTCATCGCGCCGCACATCGTCGCGGCTCTCGAGGCACGGGACGCAGCCCGCGGCCCCCTCGTCGTCATGGCGTGCGAGAACGCGATCAACGCGACCGATCTGCTGCGCGACGAGATGTCGAACCTCGTTCCGACGGGGGAGTGGGAGGCGCTCGCGTCGCGCGCCGTCTTCGCCAACACCGCCGTCGACCGCATCGTGCCCGGCCAGAGCGCCGACGCCGGACTCGATGTCACGGTCGAGACGTTCTCGGAGTGGGCGATCGAATCGGGCTCGTTCGGGTCGGACGTGCCGGAGATCCCCGGCGCGCACTTCGTCGACGACCTCGCCCCCTACATCGAGCGGAAGCTCTTCACGGTCAACACGGGCCACGCCACGGTCGCCTATGCGGGCTTCCTCGCGGGGCACGAGCGCATCAGCGACGCCCTGGCCGACCCGGCCGTCGCGGAGATCGTCGAGACGGCGCTGCGGGAGACCTCGGCGCTCCTCGTGGCCAAGCACGAGTTCGACCCCGCGGTCCAGGATGCCTACCGCGAGACGATCCTCGAACGCTTCGCCAACACGGCGCTGCCCGACACCGTCGACCGTGTCGGGCGTCAGCCGCTGCGGAAACTCAGTCGGCACGAGCGCTTCATCGGCCCGGCGGCCGAACTCGCCGAACGCGGTCTGCCGACGGCGGGGCTGCTCGCGGCCATCGCCGCCGCGGTGCGTTTCGACGTGCCCGCCGACGAGCAGTCGGTCGAGCTGAAGCGCCTGCGCACCGAGCTCTCGCCCGAGCGGTTCGCCGCCGAGGTCTGCGGCATCGACGCGAGTCATCCGCTCTTCGACCCGCTCGTCGCCGCACTCGCCTGA
- a CDS encoding PTS sugar transporter subunit IIA, translated as MSDQILAPSDIRLVAGDAPDRDAAIRAAGAILVESGAVTPAYVEAMIEREGSVSTFMGNFLAIPHGTNEAKGEIQRSALSFVRYDEPIAWGSEEVRFVVGIAGIEDEHLEILSKIAIIFSDDDEVQKLLSAPDAAAIAAILAEVNE; from the coding sequence ATGAGTGATCAGATCCTTGCCCCCTCCGACATCCGTCTCGTCGCCGGGGACGCCCCCGACCGCGACGCGGCGATCCGCGCGGCGGGCGCCATCCTCGTCGAGTCCGGCGCGGTCACTCCGGCCTACGTCGAGGCGATGATCGAGCGCGAGGGCTCGGTGTCGACCTTCATGGGCAACTTCCTCGCGATCCCGCACGGGACGAACGAGGCGAAGGGCGAGATCCAGCGTTCGGCGCTGTCGTTCGTGCGCTACGACGAGCCCATCGCGTGGGGCTCGGAGGAGGTGCGCTTCGTCGTCGGCATCGCCGGCATCGAGGACGAGCACCTCGAGATCCTCTCGAAGATCGCCATCATCTTCTCGGACGACGACGAAGTTCAGAAACTGCTGTCCGCTCCGGATGCCGCAGCGATCGCCGCCATCCTGGCCGAGGTCAACGAGTGA
- the rpsM gene encoding 30S ribosomal protein S13, with protein MARLAGVDIPREKRVEIALTYIFGVGRTRALATLADTGIDGNIRVKDLTDEQLVALRDYIEGNFKVEGDLRREVAADIRRKVEIGSYEGLRHRRGLPVRGQRTKTNARTRKGPKRTVAGKKKAR; from the coding sequence ATGGCACGTCTGGCAGGAGTCGACATCCCGCGCGAAAAGCGCGTGGAGATCGCACTGACATACATTTTCGGTGTGGGCCGTACGCGCGCCCTCGCCACCCTCGCGGACACCGGCATCGACGGCAACATCCGCGTGAAGGACCTCACGGACGAGCAGCTCGTCGCGCTCCGTGACTACATCGAAGGAAACTTCAAGGTCGAGGGTGACCTCCGCCGTGAGGTTGCCGCCGACATCCGCCGCAAGGTCGAGATCGGCTCGTACGAGGGTCTCCGCCACCGCCGCGGTCTCCCCGTTCGCGGCCAGCGCACGAAGACCAACGCACGCACCCGCAAGGGCCCCAAGCGCACTGTCGCCGGCAAGAAGAAGGCTCGCTAG
- the rpmJ gene encoding 50S ribosomal protein L36 gives MKVNPSVKPICDHCKVIRRHGRVMVICKSNPRHKQRQG, from the coding sequence ATGAAGGTCAACCCCAGCGTCAAGCCGATCTGCGATCACTGCAAGGTGATCCGCCGCCACGGCCGCGTCATGGTCATCTGCAAGTCCAACCCGCGCCACAAGCAGCGCCAGGGCTAA
- the rpsK gene encoding 30S ribosomal protein S11, which translates to MASPKSAVRKPRKKEKKNVAVGQAHIKSTFNNTIVSITDTNGAVISWASSGAVGFKGSRKSTPFAAQLAAESAARQAQEHGMKKVDVFVKGPGSGRETAIRSLQAAGLEVGSINDVTPQAHNGCRPPKRRRV; encoded by the coding sequence ATGGCATCACCCAAGTCGGCCGTCCGCAAGCCGCGTAAGAAGGAAAAGAAGAACGTCGCCGTGGGCCAGGCCCACATCAAGTCGACGTTCAACAACACGATCGTCTCGATCACGGACACCAACGGTGCCGTCATCAGCTGGGCATCCTCCGGAGCCGTCGGCTTCAAGGGCTCGCGCAAGTCGACGCCGTTCGCGGCCCAGCTCGCTGCCGAGTCGGCCGCGCGTCAGGCTCAGGAGCACGGCATGAAGAAGGTCGACGTCTTCGTCAAGGGACCGGGCTCCGGTCGCGAGACGGCGATCCGTTCGCTTCAGGCCGCTGGCCTCGAGGTCGGCTCGATCAACGACGTCACCCCGCAGGCGCACAACGGTTGCCGCCCGCCGAAGCGTCGCCGCGTCTGA
- the infA gene encoding translation initiation factor IF-1, with protein MAKKDGVIEIEGSVVEALPNAMFRVELTNGHKVLAHISGKMRQHYIRILPEDRVIVELSPYDLTRGRIVYRYK; from the coding sequence ATGGCCAAGAAAGACGGCGTCATCGAGATCGAAGGCTCGGTTGTCGAAGCTCTGCCCAACGCGATGTTCCGCGTGGAGCTCACGAACGGGCACAAGGTGCTTGCCCACATCTCTGGCAAGATGCGTCAGCACTACATCCGCATCCTCCCCGAGGACCGCGTGATCGTGGAGCTGAGCCCCTACGATCTGACGCGCGGCCGCATCGTCTACCGCTACAAGTAA